The Primulina eburnea isolate SZY01 chromosome 18, ASM2296580v1, whole genome shotgun sequence genome segment TCGGTGTTGACTTCGTGAGAGATCCCATCCTGGAGATTCTTCAATTTGAAATGTATCAAGAAAGAAATTCAATTATGGAGAACATGCATGCTCCAGCTTCAGAGAAGCTGGAAACTTCTGGTGATCTTTTAAAATGGTTGCTTCCTGTGGATAATTCTAGTCTTCCACCAGCTCGAGCGGTATCGCCTTCTGTGTTGAGCTCTAGTTCAAGTATTCGGAACTCGCCCACAAAACCTACCATATCTGGATCTTCTGGTTCTCAACTATTCTCTTTTGGTAATTTTAGAAGTTATTCTATGTCCTCACTTCCTCAAAATTCAGCACCACCGCCTTCATTTGTCACAACTTCTAATTCAAAACCAAGTTTTGAACCAGAAGATTGGAATCAATTTTCATTCCGTAAGTTTGTAGAAAGTGGAAAAAGCAGAAATGAAGGACTTCTATCTTTCCGAGGTGTACCACTGGAGCCGGAAAGATTTTCTGTTAGGTGTGGTTTAGAAGGAACTTTTATACCTGGGAGAAGGTGGAGGAAAAATATAGAAATAATTCAACCCGTAGAAATCAATTCTGTATCTGTTGATTGCAATACGGATGATCTTCTTTGTGTTCATGTAAAGGTGTGGTTTTTACTATTTCTATTCCTCAGTCCTGCCTGCCATAATTTTTTTCTTAGCTTGATTGAAGATTAGTTAGTTTTTATGAATGTCTTTTCCGTAGGAAAAGCCCAAGTTTTTCTGATTGGCTTTGTTTAGTCTTTCTAATACACCAATTGATATAGAATGTTTCTTTCCCCGCAGAATGTTTCCCCAGAATATGCTTCAGAtattgtggtgtttatagatgccATAACAATAACATTTGAAGAGACATCAGCTGATGGACCACCATTAAATTTACCGATTACATGCATAGAAGCTGGAAATGATTACCATTTGCCAAATTTAGCACTGAGGTTTGTGTCTTTCGGAAAATATATTAACTTGCAAACTGCAACTTGAAAAATCAGGAACTTCCTCTATTGACATGTTTGCTGCATGTCTCTACATCTGTTAAAATCACAAGCCCGGGATTGCGAAGCTCGTTGAGGTTTCCTTTCACGTTCTTTTCTCTATCAAATTCATGTGAAAATTCAATTTGCATGAAAACCTCATTTTACCTGTTCGAGATGATTTCTTCTTTCACTTTCTTCTCTATCAAATTCATGTGTAAATTCAAACTTGCATGGAAACCCGAACTTTACCTGTTCGAGATGATTACTTTATTTGGTTTTCACCTTTCCTTCTATTGGATTACAGAAATGTTTTCTATCATCGCATATCTTAAAGATACTTTTTCTGGGGTGGTGTTCATTGGCTAACGTTTGAATAAAAAAGtttcataatatacatcaagtTAACTTTATCCATGATTTGTGATGAGGCATAATTGTTTCTCATGTAAACATCTGCTGAAATTTAATGATAAATGTGCTTCCTGGGATTGGAGCCTATAAATTTTGGTGCTGCGGATGTGATAACTTATCTCCCAAGCTCTAAAAAATACAGCATACACCTCAACACTTAAGTGTACAAGGATCTATTTCTTTGAAAAGAATTGTTCACTTGAAAAAGGGATAGAATTGTTTTCCTTTGCAATAGAAGCTTGCATTTGTTCTCTTATGAACTTTTATCATTTTTTAACTTGCTGTTCCTCATTCCATAAGTAGTATTTTGTGGTGTTAACTGGCAGATGACCACTTGCTTTTGTTTTTTGCTTGGTGCTTGACCCAAAAGTTTTGACAGATTAAATGTGCTATAAAATTGTGACAGGAGAGGCGAAGAACATTCTTTTATTCTCAAACCAGCAACTTCTTTGTGGAGAGGTCCCAAGGGTAATAGCGGCAGGTAATTTACAACCATCGTGCTTGCCAGCTGGAAGTGCCGCATCAAGTCGGCAAAACTTCTCCATTTCTGAAGGAAAACAAAGTGCTTCATCAGCTGATCAATATGCTATTCTTGTATCATGTCGATGCAACTATACTGGTATAAGTTCAAAATTACTTCTTTTCCGAGATGACTCTTAAGAGAACCTTATAATCACTGTACTTATACTCTGTCTCCATATTTGTAGAATCTAAGTTGTTCTTCAAGCAGACGACAAGTTGGCGGCCTCGGATTTCGAGAGATCTTATGATCTCCGTTGCATCTGAAATGTCAAAGCAAACACTTGGGTCAGATGGGACCCAACTTCCAGTTCAGGTTATATACGAATACAAGCAAccaatttcttccatctgaaattttaaatttcatcaTATGCTCTTCAAATCTTCAGGTCTTAACTCTTCAAGCATCAAATTGGACATCAGACGATCTGACGCTTACAGTTCTTGCCCCTGCATCATTTACTTCTCCTCCTTCTGTGGTGTCTTTGAGTAATTCACCGTCCTCACCACTAAGTCCTTTTGGTTCTTCTGTTGAGTTGTCAGAGAGAACAAATACTGATAGGCGAGGAACTGCTGTGCGGCACCTGAGTTCAGTGACTATGGATGAAGGACAGAAAGTGGAAGATGGTCTACAATCAGTTCCGTTGAATGAGGAACACAGTTCTTATCTGATGTGATGCCTAGTAACGATCTTGGTTGTACACATTTATGGTTACAGAGTAGAGTTCCACTTGGGTAATCATCTCTCATCCAGTTTTCCTCTTGGACTCAATTTTGTCTTAATcacatttaaaatacatctcTCTTTGCACCAGATCCGTCCCTTCTCACTCTCAGGCAACCATCAAGCTTGAAGTTCTCCCATTGACAGATGGCATTATTACTCTTGATTCTCTGCAAATAGATGTCAAAGAGAAAGGTAAGCAATAATAGTTCTTAATCAGATCTGTTCCTGGCTCTCTTCCATTCTGCCTTTCCATATCCTAATGCTGTTGTCGTACAACTTTAGTAGAATACCATTTCATGAAGTGGTCGATAATTTTACGGAGTACTTGTTTTTAGGTTCTAGGTTATAGCCATGTCTTACGTGTCTTCCTTTAATTCTACCGAATTATAGCTTTCAGCGAGACCTGGTATCTTCTTATCACTCCATTTCTTTTGTTCGAGACCGGTACAATGATAAGATGAGTTCCCAAGCCAATCCTTGAATTTGCTTCATCTTTGCAATGAAGTCAACACTTATTGGATTCAaattctaattcttttcttcaaCCCAGTGTGCCTGCAAATTATATAGCAACACTTTAATTGATGTCCCAGAAGTCTGAACATTCTTACCTAGAAATATGGAAGTTACTAGAGAATTGGAGCTAGACATTTTGAGGAGGATGAATATTTTTAGCTATAATACCGAAGagcaaatataataataaatcagAAAATCAATAAATTCAGAGAGAGCACGTAAAGTTTGGTGTTTTTTCCATACGAAGATGGAGGTGATTGCCTGCGCTCGTCCCCTTGAATCCTTCTTGATTACATTACAAACTTGATATTGATGGACAAATCACTTGTATCTACATGGGTCATTTGAATTTTTCCCATAAATGAATGAAATCAACAGATGCTCACTATTACCTTTTTAGTCCCTTTTATCTGATGACTGTTCTCATGATGCTCGATTTACCATTGAAGCATTTTGCACTCTATTGGTATGACAGGTTTTACTTGTGTACCCGAGCATTCGCTGAAGATTTATGCAACTTCCAGCATCTCCACTGGTGTGATCTGAGGTCGTTTCATTTGAAGTTTTGATCATTTTAGATATCATCTTGGAAACATAACGCAAAATTACGGTTGTCCCCGAGTTGGCTCTTTTTCATTTCACCTGAGGTGATGTTATTGTATGAGTTATATATCTTGTCGAAGGCCAAATTCAAGACCAAGTTAGTCAGAGTTGGTTTTTTGTTGTGTTTTACTTGAAATTGATTCCTCTTGATAGATAGGAAAAAATACAAAATCTTGCCTGATAAACTCTCATCTAGGGGTGTCGAAATCCGACACGACCCACCAACCCGACACGGTTCAACCTGAAAAAAATAAGGTGTGgagttttcgggttcgggtcaaATCGAGTTGGACCCGATAGCTGACCCGAAAAAATGATCGAGTCGAGTTGGGTTCAACCCGGGTTGAcctgaaaatttaatttttttaaaaatatataattaataaataatgtctacatttttatatattttatgtctgaaaaaatatttattgtatatttatataataaattttcataatgtaatatttattttgaacatttttttattttttaaataattgtttatttgatttagtaaatatactttatttttttacgattagactttcaaatttaaataatatatatgagGGAGTTTTTGTTATTTGAGGGagtttttgttattatgtgtttaaatttaaatattattattattatttgaattttatttaattttctttaaaaaattcaaaatcgggtTGATTCGAGTTCAAGTTCGGGTTGAGAGTTTTCGAGTTGCGGGTTGGATTCGAGTTGGGACAATTTTTGAATAGTACTATTGCTTAACTCGATTTAACTCACCCGAATTGACACATCTGTTCTCGTCTTTTACCATTTTATGGTCTTTCGATGTATTAACTTGAAAATAAAGTGATCCTACCATGCTTGAGCCAATTGTAGGACCCACTACGCCGAGAAAAAATTGGACCTGTCGCAAAATCCTGGTTGAACTCGGAAACCCGTTGAGTATTGACACGTTTTTTTTATTCTACTACACATTAAAAATATAGTACCTTGATCAGAATTACATtcaaaacaataatattttaataattaattagtaaCAAGTAACGAGAATATTGTGAATTAagtttaaaaattataacatttattatttaatatgaaatataaatatattattaatatataacaaGTTGGGTTCATTAAAACCCACCGTTTGACAACCCTAACTCCCATACAAGGTCCAAACTACACATCTTAACCTATCTGAAGGCTACGTCAAACTTTTAGACTTCTGTTGCCATCGTGTAGAAGGATCAATGTTCGGAAAAGCGATAGGAAATCGGCCACCCACCATCTAATATCTAGACGTTTTGCTTAGGCAGGTTTTTTCGGTCTTTGACGGTTTTTTTACTTTAAATATCTGATTCTTCTTTTTCATCTTAATATTTCTTTAATAATTCATTTTATCGAATTCAAACTCAAAATTCATGGCATATTCATCGTCTTCGTTATAAACAAATTGATTAACaaatatgtaaaatatttttttaaaaaaaattaaaataaaaaattatgtattAATCTAAGCGATGCGGATTTTGAGCCGCCTAAACGACGATTAGACGACCGATTAATATCTAAAAATCAGGACGATGGGCAACCGTCTAGCTTCCTAAGCGCTCGCTTTTAGAAAAGTGAGAAGGAAAAGCTTATCGCACCGTCAAGATTGAACAAGACATCACCCCCACCTCCGACAAGGATTCCGAATGTCACATTCGATCTATTTAGCACCATGTACTTGTAATGTTGACttccaaaattatatatatatatatatatatatatatatatgtatatatatatatatatatatatatatatatatatcatctgGCTTATGTTCTTCATGAAGCATTCGGACCGGGGCTGCCTGAATAGAAGGTACTTAAATAAAAGTACAAATTACAAGACGTATCGATGGAAAAGAAATTGCACGTGTCGAACATGAGAGATAAATTGAACAAGTATGGTCGTCTCCAACGAAATAAGAAGAAAAGAAATAGATTGGAAAGAATACATcggaaaaatttaaacaaagttcCCCGGAGAATGAACTCCGGGAAGAGATGAAAAGTTAGATACAAATTATCTATTTTTGAAACAAACCTCAGTTCCTAGAAATAATATCTTCTCGGTGGAGCGGTGAAATGCACAAAGCCCTTATCACTTAGTTTTCGACTAATTTTTGGCCTAATTCTTCTTCTGATGATCGATAATGGATTGCTATGTAGATAAAATAtctatatacacatatattatatacataAGTATATACACTGGACTCATAG includes the following:
- the LOC140819395 gene encoding LOW QUALITY PROTEIN: uncharacterized protein (The sequence of the model RefSeq protein was modified relative to this genomic sequence to represent the inferred CDS: inserted 1 base in 1 codon), encoding MNFLMTRSQSQTAIQELPSIQETQLEVNYESRPTTTLEGLFSDDSFPENTPSGNRNAENHESAGENGGATSYSGESTSQVNSHIDVAENDGLIIIPCKEVPEKWMEAPDILSLRSLDRKFVFPGEQIHILICLSACKQDTEIITPFKVAAVMNKNWIGKGNDKQNGDIEGPKDPVTQRVDLSAGRLHDQNGMEGVESQKDVPTGESLLRMEDYRRQTKQLLQNFKSSHFFARIAQSYEPLWTKRRVQKYEFATSETFKKNLSGDSLETEKIMKKKNSTNAAIDRGKFDARTSGGLVRDAAKCCSLPNGDIVVLLQLNIGVDFVRDPILEILQFEMYQERNSIMENMHAPASEKLETSGDLLKWLLPVDNSSLPPARAVSPSVLSSSSSIRNSPTKPTISGSSGSQLFSFGNFRSYSMSSLPQNSAPPPSFVTTSNSKPSFEPEDWNQFSFRKFVESGKSRNEGLLSFRGVPLEPERFSVRCGLEGTFIPGRRWRKNIEIIQPVEINSVSVDCNTDDLLCVHVKNVSPEYASDIVVFIDAITITFEETSADGPPLNLPITCIEAGNDYHLPNLALRRGEEHSFILKPATSLWRGPKAGSAASSRQNFSISEGKQSASSADQYAILVSCRCNYTESKLFFKQTTSWRPRISRDLMISVASEMSKQTLGSDGTQLPVQVLTLQASNWTSDDLTLTVLAPASFTSPPSVVSLSNSPSSPLSPFGSSVELSERTNTDRRGTAVRHLSSVTMDEGQKVEDGLQSVPLNEEHSSXSDVMPSNDLGCTHLWLQSRVPLGSVPSHSQATIKLEVLPLTDGIITLDSLQIDVKEKGFTCVPEHSLKIYATSSISTGVI